The Chroicocephalus ridibundus chromosome 27, bChrRid1.1, whole genome shotgun sequence genome has a segment encoding these proteins:
- the LRRC4B gene encoding LOW QUALITY PROTEIN: leucine-rich repeat-containing protein 4B (The sequence of the model RefSeq protein was modified relative to this genomic sequence to represent the inferred CDS: deleted 1 base in 1 codon): MAAPPSRRMRPPPLSSSPPSPPSPPLLLLVVALVALVAPAAPAAAPTSCPAACSCSNQASRVICTRRELLEVPTSISVNTRYLNLQENHIQVIRTDTFKHLRHLEILQLSRNLVRKVEVGAFNGLPNLNTLELFDNRLTTVPTQAFEYLSKLRELWLRNNPIESIPSYAFNRVPSLRRLDLGELKRLEYISEAAFEGLVNLRYLNLGMCNLKEIPNLTALVRLEELELSGNRLGRVRPGSFQGLGSLRKLWLMHARVAAVERNAFDDLKALEELNLAHNELASLPHDLFAPLHRLERVHLHHNPWRCDCDVLWLSWWLRETVPSNTSCCARCHAPPALRGRYLGELEPGHFTCYAPVIVEPPADLNVTEGMAAELKCRTGTAMTSVNWLTPNGTLMTHGSYRVRISVLHDGTLNFTNVTVQDTGQYTCMVTNAAGNTTASATLNVSAADAAAAAAAAAAATGYTYFTTVTVETTDAGGEEPAPQTAPAPTAGWEAAGGSTAAPATRATGKPFTVPITAVAAAGAGGGLQDLDDVLKTTKIIIGCFVAITFMAAVMLVAFYKLRKQHQRHKHRGGPARAVEIVNVEDELAGGGGGGGGGGGGGGGGGGPGDNRLALPALERDHLDRYAAFAAHYGNSSGGGGGALGCGKNPLLNSVHEPLLFKSPSKENVQETQI; the protein is encoded by the exons ATGGCGGCCCCGCCGTCCCGTAGGATGCGGCCGCCGCCGCTGTCGTCCTCGCCGCCGTCACCGCCGTCACCGCCGCTGCTCCTGctggtggtggccctggtggccctggtggccccggcggccccggcggcggctcccACCTCTTGCCCGGCGGCTTGTTCTTGCAGCAATCAGGCCAGTCGGGTCATCTGCACccggcgggagctgctggaggtgcccaCCAGCATCTCGGTCAACACGCGGTACCTGAACCTGCAGGAGAACCACATCCAGGTCATCCGCACCGACACCTTCAAGCACCTGCGGCACCTGGAGATCCTCCAGCTGAGCCGCAACCTGGTGCGGAAGGTGGAGGTGGGGGCCTTCAACGGCCTCCCCAACCTCAACACCTTGGAGCTTTTCGACAACCGCTTGACCACCGTCCCCACCCAGGCCTTCGAGTACCTCTCCAAGCTGCGGGAGCTCTGGCTGCGCAACAACCCCATCGAGAGCATCCCCTCCTACGCCTTCAACCGCGTCCCTTCCCTGCGGCGCCTGGACCTGGGCGAGCTCAAACGTTTGGAGTACATCTCGGAAGCCGCCTTCGAAGGCTTGGTCAACCTGCGCTACTTGAACCTGGGGATGTGTAACCTCAAGGAGATCCCCAACTTGACGGCGCTGGTGAGGTTGGAGGAACTGGAGCTTTCGGGCAATCGGTTGGGGCGCGTCCGTCCCGGTTCTTTCCAAGGTTTGGGCAGCTTGAGGAAGCTGTGGTTGATGCACGCCCGGGTGGCGGCGGTGGAACGCAACGCCTTCGACGACCTCAAAGCGTTGGAAGAGCTGAACCTGGCCCACAACGAGCTGGCCTCGCTGCCCCACGACCTTTTCGCCCCCTTGCACCGCCTGGAGCGGGTCCACCTGCACCACAACCCCTGGCGTTGCGACTGCGACGTCCTGTGGTTGAGCTGGTGGTTGAGGGAGACGGTGCCCAGTAACACCAGTTGCTGCGCCCGGTGCCACGCGCCGCCGGCGTTGAGGGGACGGTACCTGGGGGAGCTGGAACCGGGACATTTCACCTGCTACGCCCCCGTCATCGTGGAACCCCCGGCCGACCTCAACGTCACCGAAGGCATGGCGGCCGAGCTCAAGTGCCGCACCGGCACCGCCATGACCTCCGTCAACTGGTTGACGCCCAACGGGACCTTGATGACCCACGGCTCCTACCGGGTGCGGATCTCCGTCCTGCACGACGGCACCCTCAACTTCACCAACGTCACCGTGCAGGACACGGGCCAATACACCTGCATGGTGACCAACGCCGCCGGCAACACCACCGCCTCCGCCACCCTCAACGTCTCGGCCGCcgatgccgccgccgccgccgccgccgccgccgccgccaccggttACACCTATTTCACCACCGTCACGGTGGAAACCACCGACGCCGGCGGCGAGGAACCGGCCCCGCAAACCGCCCCGGCCCCCACCGCCGGTTGGGAAGCGGCCGGCGGTTCCACGGCGGCCCCGGCCACCCGCGCCACCGGCAAACCCTTCACCGTCCCCATCACGGCGgtggcggcagcgggggccggcgGAGGTTTGCAGGATCTGGACGACGTCTTGAAGACCACCAAGATCATCATCGGCTGCTTCGTGGCCATCACCTTCATGGCGGCCGTCatgctggtggccttctacaagcTCCGCAAGCAGCACCAGCGCCACAAGCACCGGGGGGGGCCGGCGCGCGCCGTGGAGATCGTCAACGTGGAGGACGAGCTggcgggaggtggaggggggggcggcggcggcggcggcggcggcggcggggggggcggccctGGGGACAACCGCTTGGCCTTGCCGGCGTTGGAGCGCGACCACCTCGACCGTTACGCCGCCTTCGCCGCCCACTACGGCAACagcagcgggggcgggggg ggggccctgggctGCGGCAAGAACCCCCTGCTCAACTCCGTGCACGAACCCCTGCTCTTCAAGAGCCCCTCCAAGGAGAACGTGCAGGAGACCCAGATctga